In Globicephala melas chromosome 20, mGloMel1.2, whole genome shotgun sequence, the genomic window aagggcaggagggCCTGCTGCAAGACGGACACCTCACGGGCAGGGTGAAAGGCAGTGTCCTCCACACCAGCCCTTCCACGGCCAGGTGGTTGGAAAGGAGGGCACCGCAGCTTTGTTAAAAACCGAGCCAAGCTCTCgaggcagggctgggacagggCCAGCACTCGGAGGGCCCTTGGCGACCTCTCCCCTCTGGTCAGAAGTCACAGTCGCTCTCCCTCTCAGGCCGCGCCTCCTGCTGTCTCATGGCCTCCAGGAAGGCCAGCTCCTTGGCCTCCTTCTTCTGGTTCCGGGCCTCGTACTCCAGCCTGGGGGCCAGGTGGGGGTGAGTAGTGCACCCATACCCAAGCCTCAGCGGCTTCCCGTGCCCCCAGCAGCCTGGCTGAGACTCACCTGTTCTTGATGATGCGCTGGACAATGAGATCCGTGGTGAGGTCATTCCCACTGTTGATCTGACAGAAAATACCTCTTCTTTTGGGCTCCTGGAGgccaggaggaggaggtgagagcCCTCCTTTGGACCCCAAGAAGACTGCCCTGCTGCCCTGGTTCAGAGAGTTCCCACCCCACTATGGTGGGGGCAGTTATTCCCACCCGTTAGCAACCTGCCTCCTTAAGCCGTGAGGCCATCAGCGTGGCAGCTGTCATCCCGCCCATTTCCCAGACAGGCATGATGAGGTGCGGGGGCGTTAGGTGGCTGGGAAGCATCAGACAGTGGCCATCTCATGTCTGTCAAGGGCCCAGCATGACCCACCTCATATGGGTCGGAGCCATCCTTGTCAGGCATGATTTCTGTCTTCCCATGACACACCAGGTCCACCTGGGGAGGAGGCGGGGGTCAGGGCGCCCTCCCAGCATCTCCACCCATGGTCCCCTGCCCCCAGAAGGCCCTCTCCAGGGAAGCAGCCTGGGCTCAGAGAGCTGGCCTGGCGCCACTCAGTCAAGACCCTCCCTGGAAGCTGCCCGCCAGGAGCCCCGTCCTCACCTTGAAGTGATCCAGGAGCTCTGCTGTGACCGAGTACGGGGCCCCAATCACCACTTCGGACACATACTGGGCGGAAAGGGAGCACAGCTGGTTAGATGGGCCTCACCAGGCTGCGGGGTAGGGGCTGAGAGGCAGCATGGTGAAGCCCCAGACTCCTGTACCCCAGGGAGGGTCCTGCGGAGAAGCAGCTCCAGCCTTGGAAGGAGGCGCCACTGGGCCTGCCACCTGCCCGCCTGCACTCACCCTGCAGGCCAGCACGCTCAGGGTCCGCTCATGCAGGTTCATGATGGGGTAGTTCTTCCCCTTGTAGTGGTTGACCTCCTAGAGCCAGAACAAGGTTGGGTCACCTGGTGACCTcaggggtgggctggggtgggagtgaggccGTGCTCCCTCCCAACAATCCCTCGTGGGGTGTCTGCCAGTGTGGGGAAGCCCTCGATGGGAGGCTCTCCTGGGCTTCTCCCTGGAAAGAGGCCCAAGCTTGCCACCTCTACCTCGCCTGTGCCCAACCCCAACCCTAGGAGCCCCTCCAGAGCCCCCACGCTACCGGCTGCCCGGGGTGAGACCTGGTCAAAGTGCAAGCCGGCGATGATGTAGGGCCTCTCCGCCAGGCCATGTACCTTCTCCAGGAAGTCCACGTGCCCGATGTCTGCGCCCAGGTTAAGGACTGAGGAACCAACGAGGAGCGGCCGCCCACAGAAGCAGAGGCTCAGACAGGTACCTTCCCACCCACCTGCTCGTGCCTCTCCATGCTGACAGTGGCGCCCCTGCACCCCACCGCAATCCTGGGCCTTCGAGAGTCAGGGAGGCCCCTCTAGCCCCCACAGCCCGCTGGGGCAGATGTGGAAATGCACAGAAAAGGCCTGGGGCAGGGACAACCCCCGACCCAGTCCCAGAGGATACGGAACAGGTCAAAAGCACCAGCCACGTAGATGACCGTCTCCCCCGGCTGGGGCTCCTTCCCCGAAGCAAACTGGATGATCTTCCGGGATGTCTGTAAAAACTGGGACACCCCCGTCCAAGGGTTCCGCCCCCCAGGACACTGTAAGCCGAGAACAACCTGGTCAGCGACAGAGGCCTCGCAGGCACGTCCCTTGCCTGTGCCCATCCTTGGGGCCCGCATCCGCCTGTCAGTCTGCTCTGGGCGGCACAGGTGTGAGATGGCGGGGGCAGGCATGGGGGCTATAGGCCGGGACTCCAAACCCCTAGCCACAGCCTGCCACTCGCTTGTCGCTCTGCTGTTGTTTCCAGGCAGACATCTCAGGCAGGGATGCCGAGGGCTGGCTGGCAGGTGCCTGGTTCACACCACAAGCAGGCTGGGCGGGGCCGCTATGGCCGGTGGGACTGGGGTTCTGTCCCATGGCCAAGCAGGCGCTGCAGCCAACACCACCTTGGCCTGGCAACGAACCCGCTAGGAAGAGGCCAGTGGACATGGCCCTCGTGGGGACCTGGCACCCTGAGGCCACCGTCTGGTCACCTGGGAGGAGCCTCCTGAGGAAAGTGTCTCCCTGGAGGGTGTCGGGTGAGAGAGCTACAGAGGGAGAGAGGACCAGGTCACCTGGTTAGAGACCCCTCGTACGCGGGCAGTCCTCACTTTTCCTCCATGCAGTGGCTGCTGGGACCGGCCAGCCAGCAAGACCGGCGGTCAGTACCCGGTCAGTGTCCAGAAAGCAGGGAGCAGGGTAGAGGGCAAGGCTCCAGGCCAGCCTTTCCCCAGgggtggcctgggggttgggcaGCGGCCCAGACAGCACAGGTGACACTCACCTTGCCAAAGCTGTCTGCGTACTCCCGGTACTCGGAGGACATCTCCTGCACGGAAGGGCAGGGGGTTGAGGGGCCTTGCCCTCCAGACGCAACCAACCCCAGGACACCGAAGCTTGCTGTCCTAGTGCCCACTGAGGGGCAAGGGTGGGGTAGGCgatccctccctcccagctctgggACCTCGGGGATTCCGCTCTGGCCCCAAGACTCACCTGGCTGCTGTGATGGGCCTTGGTCACAAGCAGCATGCGGCCAACGAGGTCTGTGGTGGACACCCCCTGGGTGCGCTTGCATTCTCTGGGAAAAGAGTTGGGGGTGGGGCTCTCATCCTGGGACACACCTGCAAGGCTGCACCTCCTATGGGCACCTAAGTTGCCCCACCTAAGGGCAACTCTGCTTGTGGCTGAGTCTACCGTGGTCCAGCCCCCAGCCATGCTGTGCACAGACCCGGGCGTCTCCTCGCCACTCTCAGCCACAACAAAAAACCAAGACCAGGAGAGTGGAGGGACCACTGAGATTTTATCAACCAAAGGAAATGACTGGACAGAACGCTGTCACTAAGCCCCAAGTTCGCAGTGTCGGGGTGAGCAGGCCATACAGGGTGGCTCTGGTCCTGTTTTGTCCACTGACGCCCAGGTCGTGCCTCATCACACACTCCCTGCCAAGGGAACCCCAGGCTTCACTGCCCCATTCGAGCTGctggccacactggccttttCAATTAAAGTGACTCAAACAAAAGCCAGCTCCCCAGTCATACCCCACGTTTCCCCTGCTTAGCAGCTGCCCGGGGCCAGTGGCTACCGTACTGGGCGATGCAGATGTATGGCACCCCCAGCTCCAGTCCAGGCCACGAGAAACAGGCTGCGGCCCGGACGCTGCCCTCACAGGCAGAAGGAGCTCGATGG contains:
- the PCYT2 gene encoding ethanolamine-phosphate cytidylyltransferase isoform X1, with amino-acid sequence MRARAAGAGSGEPAVPRCRFEAMIRNGHGEAGGAERPGPGGRRAVRVWCDGCYDMVHYGHSNQLRQARAMGDHLIVGVHTDEEIAKHKGPPVFTQEERYKMVQAIKWVDEVVPAAPYVTTLETLDKYSCDFCVHGNDITLTVDGRDTYEEVKQAGRYRECKRTQGVSTTDLVGRMLLVTKAHHSSQEMSSEYREYADSFGKLSHPTPSRETLSSGGSSQCPGGRNPWTGVSQFLQTSRKIIQFASGKEPQPGETVIYVAGAFDLFHIGHVDFLEKVHGLAERPYIIAGLHFDQEVNHYKGKNYPIMNLHERTLSVLACRYVSEVVIGAPYSVTAELLDHFKVDLVCHGKTEIMPDKDGSDPYEEPKRRGIFCQINSGNDLTTDLIVQRIIKNRLEYEARNQKKEAKELAFLEAMRQQEARPERESDCDF
- the PCYT2 gene encoding ethanolamine-phosphate cytidylyltransferase isoform X3: MIRNGHGEAGGAERPGPGGRRAVRVWCDGCYDMVHYGHSNQLRQARAMGDHLIVGVHTDEEIAKHKGPPVFTQEERYKMVQAIKWVDEVVPAAPYVTTLETLDKYSCDFCVHGNDITLTVDGRDTYEEVKQAGRYRECKRTQGVSTTDLVGRMLLVTKAHHSSQEMSSEYREYADSFGKCPGGRNPWTGVSQFLQTSRKIIQFASGKEPQPGETVIYVAGAFDLFHIGHVDFLEKVHGLAERPYIIAGLHFDQEVNHYKGKNYPIMNLHERTLSVLACRYVSEVVIGAPYSVTAELLDHFKVDLVCHGKTEIMPDKDGSDPYEEPKRRGIFCQINSGNDLTTDLIVQRIIKNRLEYEARNQKKEAKELAFLEAMRQQEARPERESDCDF
- the PCYT2 gene encoding ethanolamine-phosphate cytidylyltransferase isoform X2, which encodes MIRNGHGEAGGAERPGPGGRRAVRVWCDGCYDMVHYGHSNQLRQARAMGDHLIVGVHTDEEIAKHKGPPVFTQEERYKMVQAIKWVDEVVPAAPYVTTLETLDKYSCDFCVHGNDITLTVDGRDTYEEVKQAGRYRECKRTQGVSTTDLVGRMLLVTKAHHSSQEMSSEYREYADSFGKLSHPTPSRETLSSGGSSQCPGGRNPWTGVSQFLQTSRKIIQFASGKEPQPGETVIYVAGAFDLFHIGHVDFLEKVHGLAERPYIIAGLHFDQEVNHYKGKNYPIMNLHERTLSVLACRYVSEVVIGAPYSVTAELLDHFKVDLVCHGKTEIMPDKDGSDPYEINSGNDLTTDLIVQRIIKNRLEYEARNQKKEAKELAFLEAMRQQEARPERESDCDF